AAACAAGCATCAATCGAACAAGACGGAGTAATTGTTGAAGCACTCTCTAACGCAATGTTTCGCGTAGAACTGGAAAATAAACATGAGGTTATTGCGCATATTTCCGGAAAAATGAGAATGCACTATATAAAGATTTTGCCGGGCGACAGGGTAAAGTTAGAAATGTCTCCTTATGATTTATCCAAAGCCCGGATTGTCTACAGATACAAATAAGGAGCCGATCACCTAAATAAGTAAACGCAAAAGTATTATTGAGATGAAAGTTAAAGCATCAGTAAAAAAACGCAGTGAAGACTGCAAGGTAATACGCCGCAAGGGTAAGGTATATGTGATTAACAAGAAGAACCCACGGTATAAACAAAGACAAGGTTAATAATTATGGCACGTATTTCAGGAGTTGATATTCCCGACCGCAAAAGAGGCGAAATCTCACTTACTTACATTTTTGGAATTGGTCGCAGTTCAGCGAAAAAAATTCTGGAAAAAGCAGGTGTTGATATTAACAAAAAAGTTATCGACTGGTCGGATGAAGAGTCTGGTGCAGTTCGTTCCGTAATTGCTGGTGAATATAAAGTAGAAGGCGCACTTAAGTCGGAGGTTCAATTGAGCATTAAGCGCCTTATGGACATTGCTTGCTACCGTGGTCTTCGTCATCGTAAGGGATTGCCATTGCGTGGTCAAAGAACGAAGAATAACTCTCGTACCCGTAAAGGAAAACGCAAAACAATCGCGAACAAGAAAAAGGCTACTAAATAATAAATGAGTGGTGTGTAAGCAGCACAACTTATCCCGAAAGCAATGGCACAAAATAAAAGAAAAGATAAAGCAAAAAAACGGGTTGTAGTAGTGGAGTCGGTGGGTCAGGTACACATCAAGGCTTCTTTCAACAACATTATCATATCCATCACTAATGCGAACGGTCAGGTGATATCCTGGGCATCTGCTGGTAAGATGGGATTCCGGGGTTCTAAGAAAAACACGCCTTATGCAGCTCAGACAGCTGCATCAAACTGTGCACAGGTTGCTTTTGACCTGGGCATGCGCAAGGCTGAGGTTTTTGTAAAAGGCCCAGGTTCCGGTCGTGAATCAGCGATCCGTACAATCCAGAATGCAGGTATCGAAGTGACCACCATTCGTGACATCACTCCGCTTCCGCACAACGGATGTCGTCCTCCAAAACGTCGCAGAGTATAGTTCTTTGTCGTCAGACAGAGCCCATTCGTAATTTGGACACTGGGGTTACTGAATGGTTTTTATTTAATTTCGCAAACAAAAGTTTTTAATGGCACGTTACACAGGTCCCAAATCAAAGATAGCAAGACGTTACGGAGAACCCATTATGGGCCCGAGCAAAGCGTTGGCTAAGAAGAATTACCCTCCGGGAGTTCACGGAAAGGGTCGCCGGTCTAAGAAATCGGAGTATGCTTTACAACTGATGGAAAAGCAGAAAGTGAAGTTTATCTATGGTATATTGGAAAGACAGTTCCGCAATCTTTTTGAGAAAGCAGCTGTTAAGGAAGGTATCACCGGGGAGAACTTACTTAAATATTGCGAAGCCCGCCTTGATAACACCGTTTATCGTTTGGGTATTGCGCCAACCAGGCGTGCTGCACGCCAGCTGGTAGCACACAAGCATATCCTTGTGGATGGTGAGATCGTTAACATTCCTTCTTATTCATTACGTCCCGGTCAGATTGTTACAGTTCGTGAGAAATCAAAATCTCTCGAAGCGGTTACAGACAGCCTTGCAGGTCACAGTGCTAAAGGGTTTAACTGGCTGGAATGGGATGGACAGCAACTCAGCGGTAAATTTGTTACATTCCCAGAGCGTGAGCAAATTCCGGAGAATATCAACGAGCAGTTAATCGTTGAATTGTACTCGAAATAATAATCTTCATAATTTATTACGGCACGTCTCGTTTACGAGGCGTGCTTTTGGCCGGAAACGGCTATTTTGCGATCGCAAAGGTAACGGTAGCGTGATCAACTATCATTTACTACTATAAAAGGAGCAAGGACTATGTCAATATTAGCTTTCCAAATGCCTGATAAGGTCGTCATGGAAAAAGCAGACGACTTTCATGGGTTGTTTGAGTTTAAACCTTTAGAGAAAGGATACGGCGTAACGATCGGAAATGCGTTGCGCAGAATACTCCTTTCATCTTTGGAAGGTTATGCCATCACGAGTGTAAAGTTTCCTGGGGTCCTTCACGAATTCTCTTCCATTGAAGGTATCGTTGAGGATGTAACGGAAATTATCCTGAACCTGAAAATGGTTCGTTTTAAAAAAGTCTCAGATTTGAGCGAAAGTCGGATCGTAGTAAATCTTAAAAATGTATCGGTGATCACAGCAGGTGACATTGGTAAATTTACCAACGCTTTCGAAGTATTAAATCCAGAGCTTGTTATTTGTCATATTGATGACAACAAGGAGTTTGAAATGGAACTTCTGTTGGATAAAGGAAGAGGATATGTACCGGCAGATGAGCCCAGGGCCAATGAGTTGCCTTTCGGATACATCGCGGTAGATTCTATTTATACTCCGATTAAGAACGTAAAATACAGCGTTGAAAATACCCGTGTAGAACAACGTACGGATTACGAGCGCCTTCTGATAGACATTCAGACGGATGGATCGATCCATCCGGAAGATGCGCTAAAAGGAGCAGCGAATATCCTGATTCAACACTTTATGCTTTTCTCTGATCAGACCATGACGTTTGAGAAACAGAAGGCAGAGGAAGATAATCAGGTAGATGAGGAAATGCTGCGCATGAGAAAACTTCTCAAAACCTCGCTTTCTGAACTTGATCTTTCTGTACGTGCGTACAACTGTTTGAAATCTGCGGATGTTAAATCACTTGGGGATTTGGTAAGGCTTGAAATTTCGGATATGATGAAATTCCGTAATTTTGGTAAGAAGTCGCTTACCGAGTTGGAACAGCTGGTTGCTGACAAACAACTCACATTTGGAATGGATGTTGCCAAATATCGTTTGGACGAGGATTAATTAAATATTCCATCATAAGTATGTATTCTGAAGCGCGTAGTGACGCTGCTCGAAGCAACTAAACAAAAAAAATAATGAGACACGGTAAGAAAGATAATCACCTGGGAAGAACCGCATCACACCGCAAGGCGATGTTGTCCAACATGGCGTCTTCATTGATTATCCACAAAAGAATTGAAACTACCCTTGCAAAGGCGAAAGAGCTTAGAAAGTATGTTGAGCCTTTGCTGACACGTGCTAAGGAGGATTCTACGCACAACAGAAGGGTTGTGTTCTCGTACCTGAATGACAAAGAATCGGTTAAAGAACTTTTCGGAACAGTTTCCGATAAAATTGCTGACCGTCCGGGAGGATATACCAGGATTATCAAATTAGGTAATCGTTTGGGAGATGCGGCCGAGGTAGCGCTGATCGAACTGGTTGATTTCAATGATGCATTACTTCTTGCGAATGCAGATAAGCCAGCTAAAACACGTCGTAGCCGTCGTGGTGGTAAAAAGGAAGCAGGCGAAGCAGTAGCCGTAGCAGCACCTGCTGTTGAGGCACCTGCCGTTGTTGCAGACGGAGATGATCTTAAGATTATTGAGGGAATCGGTCCCAAAATTGCTGATTTATTGGTTGAGGGCGGCATCGTAACATTTGCTGATCTTGCAGCGTCAACTCCTGAGGCTATCCAGGAAATTCTTGATAAAGCAGGACCTCAATACAATGTTCATAACCCATCCACATGGCCAGCTCAGGCACAGCTTGCTGCGGATGGCAAATGGGATGAACTGAAAACATTACAGGATGAATTAATCGGTGGTCGTGATAGTGAGTAAGAAAAAGTTCATCATGGAATTTTAGTAGAAGGGGTTAAACGTTTTTCGTTTAACCCCTTTTTATGAGCTTTATTCCTTAATTTTGCACCGCGGAAATTGTAATGAGTGAAAAAGTCTCATAGAATCAGCCAGTTACACAGGTAGTTCGAAGTTTAAATCAAAAGGTAAATAACATAAACCAAATATGAGCCAAAAGAAAGAGGCCTTGCTTTTGCTGGAAGACGGAACAGCATACAGAGGATTAGCTTTGGGGATTCACGGTACTACAGGTGGAGAAATCTGCTTTAATACCGGTATGACAGGGTATCAGGAAATCTACACTGATCCGTCTTACTATGGACAAATTATCGTGAACACCACTTCGCATATCGGTAACTACGGTGTGCAGCTGGAGGATGAAGAGGAATCCGGTTCGGTGAAAATACGAGGAATGGTATGTAACACTTTCTCTCCGATTTATTCCCGCTTCACCGCTGATTTCTCTCTTCAGGAATATTTTGAACGAGCGAAGATTGTCGGGATAAGTAACATAGATACCCGGCATATTGTACGCCATGTAAGGCAAAAGGGAGTAATGAATGCCATGATCTCCTCTGAAATCCTGGATGAGGCCGAACTGATGGTGGAACTGAAAAAGGTACCCTCGATGGATGGTTTGGAACTGTCGTCGTTTGTAAGTACCTCGGAGGCGTATTATATGGGAGACGAGGCCAGCAGCAAGTGGAGAGTGGCAGTAATGGACTATGGAATCAAGAAAAGTATTCTGAATAACCTTACTTCCAGAGGATGTTATTGTAAAATCTTCCCTGCTCAGACCTCATTTAGTGAAGTGATGGACTGGAATCCTGATGGTTTCTTTATTTCTAATGGTCCGGGCGATCCGGCCTCCATGGCCTATGCCGTAGACAATGTGACGAAAATGGTAGAAACCGGAAAACCTTTATTCGGAATTTGCCTGGGACACCAGCTTCTGGCACTGTCAAGCGGGATCAACACCTATAAAATGCACCATGGACACAGAGGATTGAACCATCCGGTAAAAAATCTGATCACGGGGCTGTGTGAAATCACATCTCAAAATCATGGATTTGCGGTAAATCCTGAGGAAATAGAAAGACATCCGGATGTAGAAATTACACATGTGAATCTCAACGATAAGACCATCGAAGGGATTCGTCGTAAGGATTATCCTGCATTTTCTGTGCAGTATCACCCGGAGGCATCACCTGGTCCGCATGATTCAAGGTATCTTTTTGATAATTTTACGGAGCTTTTACAAAAAGCCTGAGTTTAAAAAAAATCCTTTCCAAGAGCCGGAAAGGATTTTTATTTTGTTAACAGATTTTAAAGGTTAGAATCAATCCATTTTTTGAAATCACTTTCTTCCATCAGACCGTTTCTGCGCTGAACCAGCTTTCCGTTTTTGTAAAGCAAAAAGGCGGGGATTTCTTCAATACCCAATTCTTTCGCTATAGCTTTATTGGTATCGTATTGTATGGTTTCAATTTTTGCCTTTGCCTGGTACTCGTTCGTGAGCTTGTGGATGGTGGGAAGCATTTTCACACACGGCTGGCACCAGGGCGCATAAAAATCAATAAGTACCACATTCTTAGAACGGACCAGCTTCTGGAAGTCGGAAGAAGTCATTCCCCTGGCCGAAGAAGAGTTGGCCGGAGCCTCCACAAGTTTGCCGGAGGAAGTCCATTTGAGGTATCCCCCCTGCATGTCATAAATCTCCTTGAAGCCGTTTTCCTTTAAAATTTTTGAAGCAGCGGCACTTCTTGCTCCCGCGAGGCAGTATACAAATACGGGTCTGCTTTTATCCAGCAAGGCAATTTTCTCGCGGAAAGCTTCATTTTTGTAGTCAATATTCACTGCATTGGCCAAATGGCCTTCCTTGTATTCGCCGGGAGTTCTTACATCCAGCAATTGCGCATTTTTATTGTCAGTCAGTTTGGCCTTGAAGGCATCCGTATGAAGCAGGGTTTGTGCCTGACAGTCAATTAGTAGTATAAAAAAAAGAGAGAATAAGATACTGGCAACTTTCATAACAGATGTTAAATAGGATACACGGGTAAATTTACGTTAAAATCCGCTGTGCTGTCATCATCACGATTTTTTTGTGTTATTTTGTACCGTTAAAGAACATTTATAATCAAAACCCAAGCTGCAAATGAGTACGATTCAGTCAGTACATGCAAGACAAATTCTTGATTCAAGAGGGAACCCAACAGTAGAAGTTGATATACGTACCGAAAACGGTTATTTAGGACGGGCTGCTGTACCATCGGGTGCTTCAACAGGTAAACACGAAGCTGTGGAATTACGTGACGATGACAAGAGTGTTTATGTTGGAAAAGGGGTTTTGAAGGCGGTTGAAAATGTTAATGAAATCATCTTTCCCGAGTTGATCGGCTGTTCCATTTTCGAACAGAATCTTATCGACAAGATCATGCTCGAACTGGACGGAACACCGAATAAGAGCAAGCTGGGTGCCAATGCTATTTTGGGAGTATCACTGGCTGCTGCGAAAGCAGGTGCTCAGGAAGCTGGCCTTCCACTTTACCGTTATGTAGGTGGAACCAACGCCAATACCCTTCCGGTACCGATGATGAATATCCTGAATGGTGGTAGCCATGCTGATAATTCTATCGATTTCCAGGAATTTATGATCATGCCTGCAAAAGCGGATACGTTTTCTCAGGCGCTTCGTATGGGTGTAGAAGTTTTCCATACACTTAAAACTGTTTTAAAAAGTAAAGGTTATTCTACCAACGTAGGTGACGAAGGTGGTTTTGCTCCCAATATTAAATCAAATGAGGAGGCAATTGAAGTAGTGTTGCAGGCGATTGAAAAAGCAGGTTACAAGCCAGGCGAAGATATCTTTATCGCAATGGATGCTGCTGTTTCCGAGTTTTATGAAAATGGTTTGTATCATTTCAAAAAATCCGATGGCCGCAAGCTCACTTCTGCTGAGATGTCTGATTACTGGGCACAGTGGGTGGCTAAGTATCCGATCATTTCAATTGAAGATGGTATGGATGAAGATGACTGGGATGGCTGGGCGCAACTTACAACCGCTGTTGGTAAAAAATGCCAGCTGGTAGGTGATGATTTGTTTGTAACCAACGTTACCCGCCTTCAGCAGGGTATCGAGTCTCAGATAGCCAACGCAATCCTTATAAAAGTAAACCAGATAGGCTCTTTGACAGAAACGAACGACGCGGTCAATCTGGCAAAGAGAAACAGCTATAAGAGCATTATGTCGCACCGTTCGGGTGAAACAGAAGACGCGACGATTGCAGACCTTGCGGTGGCAATGAACACAGGGCAGATCAAAACAGGCTCGGCTTCCCGTTCGGACCGTATGGCCAAATACAACCAGTTACTGCGTATCGAAGAGGAACTCGGCGAAAGCGCTTACTTCCCCGGATTGAAGTTCTAATTGAAATTAATCGTAAGAAACCGGGGTGTAAAGCTCCGGTTTTTTGCTTCCTGGTATGTCGGAATTGAAAAAAAGGCCTGTTTGGGCGTTACGTTTCCTGAAGAGTTTTTATCCGGCCACCTTTGTGTTCTGGCTTGTATGGATATTGTTTCTGGATAATAACAATATCAAAGTCGTAATGTCCAACCGAATGAAGATGAAGGACCTGGAAAAGGAGAAAGTCATTCTTAAGGAAAAAATAAGCCAGGTGAAAAAAGAACGTAATGAGGTATTCGGCAATCCTAAAATGTTAGAAAAGTGGGCGCGCGAAAAATTTAAGATGAGAAAACCGAATGAGAAGGTTTATGTAATCGTGGATGAAGATGATAAGCCTGTTGAAAGTAATAAGGACGATGCCGAATGAGTAACGGTGTGCTGGTCCCCTAAATAAAATAAAGAAATTGATACGGGTTCTTTTTGTTTGTCTTGGAAATATTTGCCGTTCTCCCATCGCCGAGGGAGTTTTTTGCGAACTGGTCAAAGAAAGAAATTTAGAAAAATACATTTCCTGTGATTCCGCCGGTACAGCCGCGTATCATACCGGCAGCCTTCCCGACAGGCGTATGCGCAGCGTAGCCGAAGGGCACGGAATAAAACTCACACATCAGGCCCGGCAGCTTTGCCAGAAAGACTTTGCCGACTTTCATTACCTACTGGCCATGGACACCAGTAATTTCGATCATATCAGAAAGGAAAGTTTTAAATATCTGGGATCTTATCTTCCCGAAAGCCAGTTATATTTATACCGGATGTTTGATCCCGAACGGTTAGGTTCGTCCATTGTTCCGGATCCTTTTTATGACCAGTTACCTGCTTTTGAAGAAGTATACCGGATTGTAAGAAGAAGCGGAACGAGTTTCCTGGATTTTCTGATAGAAAAGCATGGATTACAGGGAAACGAAGTTTAGTCACCGATAGTCAGAACCATTAAAATATTATAAAATTGAGCAAGAAAGTAATTCTCATCATTATGGACGGCTGGGGCATTGCCAAGGCCGGAGAGGAAAACCGTTCAGCGGTTATAGCGGCCAATACGCCTTTTTACGACGGTATTCTGCAAAAGTATCCGCATAGTAAACTGGCCGCGAGTGGCCTTGCCGTAGGGCTTCCGGATGGGCAAATGGGTAATTCGGAAGTAGGACATACCAATCTGGGAGCGGGCCGGGTGGTATACCAGGATCTTGTCAAGATCAATCTGGCTGTTTCGGAAGGAACATTAGGCCAGGAAAAAGTTTTGCAGGATGCTTTTTCATATGCTAAAACAAGCGGGAAAAAGGTGCATTTCATTGGCCTTGTGTCTGATGGAGGCGTACATTCCCATATTGACCATTTAAAAGGATTGTGCAAGATAGCCGCAGATAGTGCATTGAGCGAAGTTTTCGTCCATGCCTTTACGGACGGCCGGGATTGTGATCCAAAAAGCGGCCTTGGTTTTCTCCGGGATTTGCAAAATACGATGTCACAAACCACCGGACAAATTGCGAGCATTACGGGCCGATACTACGCCATGGACCGTGACAAACGCTGGGAACGGGTAAAACTTGCTTATGACGCCATGGTACTCGGAGAGGGAAACCATGTAAAAGCAGACGAACTTCTGAAAGCCGTAGAAACCTCCTATGAAGCGGGAGTAACCGATGAATTTATACATCCTATTATCGCGACCAGAGAAGACGGCTCGCCAGTTGCAGTGATTGAAGAGGGAGACGTGGTACTCTGCTTTAATTTCCGGACCGACCGTGGACGTGAGATTACAGAAGTATTAACACAGCAAGATTTTCACGAGCAGAATATGCATAAGCTTAATCTGCGGTATATCACAATGACCAACTATGACGATACGTTCAAGGGAGTTGAAGTCATTTTTGATAAAGATAATCTCAACAATACCTTAGGAGAAGTACTGGAGTCGGCGGGTAAAAAGCAGATCAGGATTGCGGAAACTGAGAAATACCCCCATGTTACTTTTTTCTTTTCGGGAGGAAGAGAGAAACCTTTTGAAGGGGAAAGCCGTTTGCTCTGTCCGTCGCCCAAGGTTGCAACCTATGACCTGCAGCCAGAGATGTCGGCTTTCGGAATCAGAGATGCCATTGTACCTGAATTGATAAAAGAAGAGGTTGATTTTGTTTGCCTCAACTTTGCCAATCCAGACATGGTGGGGCATACCGGGGTATTTGAAGCAGCAGTAAAGGCTTGTGAAACGGTGGATCAGTGCGTGCAGGCAGTGGTTACAACTGGCCTCGAACATGGATATTCATCAATTATCATTGCAGACCATGGCAATTCTGATTACATGAGAAACGATGACGGAACGCCAAATACTGCGCACTCATTAAATCTGGTACCTTGTATTTTGGTTGACAGTGAATATCAGAAACCTATTCACGACGGGAAACTAGCAGACATAGCCCCCACGATTCTGGATCTGATGGGGATCCCAAAACCGGACGAGATGACGGGTGTAAGCATATTGTAAGTCCGTTTACAAAAGCGTATTAATTCTGGCAGAGAGCCTTTTCATCGGGCTCTCTGTTTTTTTAGCTACAAGCATAGAAATGGGAATCTTTTCAGTTTTAAGAGCAACTTTACTTTTACTGGTGTCTTTTCTTCTGGTACTGGCAAATACCGGCTGCGACAGCGGGAGTGGTAAAAATGAGAAATTAGATAAATACTATGATCTGCAAGGCTTTATCCAAAAACAGGTGACACTCCTGAAAGCTGCAAAACCCACAGTAAATAAACAGGTATCCTTAAACGGGGAGCAGGAAAAACTGGTTTCAAGGGAGGTGAACTGGGAAAAGGAACTGGAATTGTTTATGCAGGCTGATCTCAATAAGCCCGCGTATGCGCAGAGCTATGCAGTAAAAAAAGACTCTCTACATATAGCGTATACACTCATTTCGGGAGAGAATCTGCTGGTGAAAAAATTAATAATAAGACTTGATTCGATCAGTAAGTCCCCTGTTTTAATCGAGGGAGAATTGGAGTCGTCCAACAAGTTATATCAGTCGTATAAGAAAATAAGGATGATCTGTTCACAGGGAAAGATCACCTCCTATTCAATTGAAGGTTATCAGAAACTAGCGCTGATGGATGCCCAGCCGTTTTCCGTCCAAGTTAAAATCGGTCATTATTGAGGGCCGTCTTTCCGTGTTTAGTAATACCATATTTTGGGTAAACATTACCCATTTTTCTAGTTTGAAACCATCTGGTCCAAAGGAGCTGTTGCCGGAATCACTGACTGCTACTTTTGGGAGTCCTTTCTTCGAAAATGCCTCAACAGGAGTATTTTCAGGCTTTCTGACTTTATAAAGGAATTTATTACCTCTTCCCTTTTTTCTTTCTGTTCATTGTGTGGAATGATATTGGTTGTTTAGTCAGCGTATCTGCATCTGTAAAAATGGATCACTGATACGGAAGGTTAATTCTATTATTAAACTAAATCACACCATAATTACTAAATACCAATGCAACAAGAACAGAAAAACAAACAGAGTATAGCGTGGGCAATGGTAGTTGTCCTGGGTCTAGCAACAGCCATGTTTGGCTATTTATTCACTACTCAGAAAAGTGAATTGACACATCAGGAATCCATGGTGGTGGAAAAGGCCAAAGAACTGGCTTCGACGCGATCAAAACTGGATTCGATCTCAACCGTACTGGATGCAAAAATTGAGGAGATCGAAAGACTTGGAGGAGATGTAGCAGAATTAACCAAGGTTAGACAGCAGCTGGAAGCAGATAAGGTAGCTTTCAGTCGTAGCAGAAAAGTTGAAACAGGTAAATATCTGACCAAAATTAAGGAATACGAGAAATTCCTTGTTGAAAAAGACGAAGTTATTGCGCAGTTGCGATTGGAAAACGAGCACTTGGTTGCTTCAAACGATTCTCTGACCACGCATGTCGGATCTCTTACTTCTGAAAGAGAAAGATTGGTACAGCGTCAGGCAGAGTTAACGGATTCGGTAGTAACGTTTACAGCAGCTAACAAGGAACTGTCGGAAAAAGTAAGCCTGGCAGCCGCTTTGAAAGCACAGAATCTGAAAGTTCTGACGGTGAATTCCCGAGGAAAAGTGAAAGACAGAGAAGAATACAAGGCGAAGAAAGTGGATAAAATCAAGCTTGTATTTAATCTTCCTGAAAATGCACTGACCGCACAAGAGCCTAAGGATATCTTTGTGAGAGTATTGGACCCTCAGGGAGCAGTACTGGCCGATGATGCAACAGGCTCAGGCGAATTCGAAATTAATGGTGCACCATCCAAATTTACCACACGGGAGTCGGTAGCATATCAAAATAATAACCAAAAGGTTGAAATGCTGTACGACAATTCTTCTCAGTTCCGTCCAGGAAAGTACAACGTGGAACTTTATGCAGAAGGATATAAAATCGGTGGCGGTAATTTCACCATTAAATAAATACCAGTCTTAATAATAAAGAGAGGTGGTGGATCCAGGTCTGCCGCCTCTCGTTTGTTATTCCTCATTCTGCTGCCTGATCACTTCAATAAAGTGTTTTAGTTCTTCGGTACGTTCAGGGCTGGTTTCTGGATAATCCATTTTCATTTTTTTCAATTCCTCTTCAATGATTTTGGCTATTGTAAGCCTCATGTTTTTCTTGTCGTCTGCCGGAATTACATACCAGGGAGCTTTTTCAGATGCCGTGGCATTGATACAATCCTCGTACGCCTGCATATATTCTCCCCACTTGGCACGTACGGCAATGTCCTGCTCTTCAAATTTCCAGTTCTTGGAAGGATCTTCAATTCGTTCAATGAGTCGGTCGGCCTGTTCCTTCTTGGATACGTTCAGAAAAAACTTGATTACCCGGATGCCGTTCCTGTATAGATATTTTTCCAGGTTTTTAATATCCTTATAACGATGTTCCCATACTTTAGGGAGGTTCTCTGTCAGTTCAGCAGGAATTCTCTGGGAAGAGGTCAGGATACCGGGTTCCACTTTTACCACCAGTACTTCCTCATAATAACTCCTGTTGAAAATGGTGATTGTTCCGCGCTGGGGAAGTACCTGGCTGGTACGCCACAAAAAATCATGGCTGAGTTCGGTTTCTGACGGTCTTTTGAAGGAATGTATTTTAACACCTACCGGATTCACACCTGCAAGTACATGCTTGATGGTCCCGTCCTTGCCCGCAGCATCCATGGCTTGGAAAATGACAAGCAGGCCATATC
This portion of the Dyadobacter sp. CECT 9275 genome encodes:
- the infA gene encoding translation initiation factor IF-1 — its product is MAKQASIEQDGVIVEALSNAMFRVELENKHEVIAHISGKMRMHYIKILPGDRVKLEMSPYDLSKARIVYRYK
- the ykgO gene encoding type B 50S ribosomal protein L36, whose amino-acid sequence is MKVKASVKKRSEDCKVIRRKGKVYVINKKNPRYKQRQG
- the rpsM gene encoding 30S ribosomal protein S13, with product MARISGVDIPDRKRGEISLTYIFGIGRSSAKKILEKAGVDINKKVIDWSDEESGAVRSVIAGEYKVEGALKSEVQLSIKRLMDIACYRGLRHRKGLPLRGQRTKNNSRTRKGKRKTIANKKKATK
- the rpsK gene encoding 30S ribosomal protein S11, which codes for MAQNKRKDKAKKRVVVVESVGQVHIKASFNNIIISITNANGQVISWASAGKMGFRGSKKNTPYAAQTAASNCAQVAFDLGMRKAEVFVKGPGSGRESAIRTIQNAGIEVTTIRDITPLPHNGCRPPKRRRV
- the rpsD gene encoding 30S ribosomal protein S4, with amino-acid sequence MARYTGPKSKIARRYGEPIMGPSKALAKKNYPPGVHGKGRRSKKSEYALQLMEKQKVKFIYGILERQFRNLFEKAAVKEGITGENLLKYCEARLDNTVYRLGIAPTRRAARQLVAHKHILVDGEIVNIPSYSLRPGQIVTVREKSKSLEAVTDSLAGHSAKGFNWLEWDGQQLSGKFVTFPEREQIPENINEQLIVELYSK
- a CDS encoding DNA-directed RNA polymerase subunit alpha, yielding MSILAFQMPDKVVMEKADDFHGLFEFKPLEKGYGVTIGNALRRILLSSLEGYAITSVKFPGVLHEFSSIEGIVEDVTEIILNLKMVRFKKVSDLSESRIVVNLKNVSVITAGDIGKFTNAFEVLNPELVICHIDDNKEFEMELLLDKGRGYVPADEPRANELPFGYIAVDSIYTPIKNVKYSVENTRVEQRTDYERLLIDIQTDGSIHPEDALKGAANILIQHFMLFSDQTMTFEKQKAEEDNQVDEEMLRMRKLLKTSLSELDLSVRAYNCLKSADVKSLGDLVRLEISDMMKFRNFGKKSLTELEQLVADKQLTFGMDVAKYRLDED
- the rplQ gene encoding 50S ribosomal protein L17; its protein translation is MRHGKKDNHLGRTASHRKAMLSNMASSLIIHKRIETTLAKAKELRKYVEPLLTRAKEDSTHNRRVVFSYLNDKESVKELFGTVSDKIADRPGGYTRIIKLGNRLGDAAEVALIELVDFNDALLLANADKPAKTRRSRRGGKKEAGEAVAVAAPAVEAPAVVADGDDLKIIEGIGPKIADLLVEGGIVTFADLAASTPEAIQEILDKAGPQYNVHNPSTWPAQAQLAADGKWDELKTLQDELIGGRDSE
- the carA gene encoding glutamine-hydrolyzing carbamoyl-phosphate synthase small subunit, yielding MSQKKEALLLLEDGTAYRGLALGIHGTTGGEICFNTGMTGYQEIYTDPSYYGQIIVNTTSHIGNYGVQLEDEEESGSVKIRGMVCNTFSPIYSRFTADFSLQEYFERAKIVGISNIDTRHIVRHVRQKGVMNAMISSEILDEAELMVELKKVPSMDGLELSSFVSTSEAYYMGDEASSKWRVAVMDYGIKKSILNNLTSRGCYCKIFPAQTSFSEVMDWNPDGFFISNGPGDPASMAYAVDNVTKMVETGKPLFGICLGHQLLALSSGINTYKMHHGHRGLNHPVKNLITGLCEITSQNHGFAVNPEEIERHPDVEITHVNLNDKTIEGIRRKDYPAFSVQYHPEASPGPHDSRYLFDNFTELLQKA
- a CDS encoding thioredoxin domain-containing protein, yielding MKVASILFSLFFILLIDCQAQTLLHTDAFKAKLTDNKNAQLLDVRTPGEYKEGHLANAVNIDYKNEAFREKIALLDKSRPVFVYCLAGARSAAASKILKENGFKEIYDMQGGYLKWTSSGKLVEAPANSSSARGMTSSDFQKLVRSKNVVLIDFYAPWCQPCVKMLPTIHKLTNEYQAKAKIETIQYDTNKAIAKELGIEEIPAFLLYKNGKLVQRRNGLMEESDFKKWIDSNL
- the eno gene encoding phosphopyruvate hydratase; translation: MSTIQSVHARQILDSRGNPTVEVDIRTENGYLGRAAVPSGASTGKHEAVELRDDDKSVYVGKGVLKAVENVNEIIFPELIGCSIFEQNLIDKIMLELDGTPNKSKLGANAILGVSLAAAKAGAQEAGLPLYRYVGGTNANTLPVPMMNILNGGSHADNSIDFQEFMIMPAKADTFSQALRMGVEVFHTLKTVLKSKGYSTNVGDEGGFAPNIKSNEEAIEVVLQAIEKAGYKPGEDIFIAMDAAVSEFYENGLYHFKKSDGRKLTSAEMSDYWAQWVAKYPIISIEDGMDEDDWDGWAQLTTAVGKKCQLVGDDLFVTNVTRLQQGIESQIANAILIKVNQIGSLTETNDAVNLAKRNSYKSIMSHRSGETEDATIADLAVAMNTGQIKTGSASRSDRMAKYNQLLRIEEELGESAYFPGLKF
- a CDS encoding FtsB family cell division protein encodes the protein MSELKKRPVWALRFLKSFYPATFVFWLVWILFLDNNNIKVVMSNRMKMKDLEKEKVILKEKISQVKKERNEVFGNPKMLEKWAREKFKMRKPNEKVYVIVDEDDKPVESNKDDAE
- a CDS encoding low molecular weight protein-tyrosine-phosphatase, which codes for MIRVLFVCLGNICRSPIAEGVFCELVKERNLEKYISCDSAGTAAYHTGSLPDRRMRSVAEGHGIKLTHQARQLCQKDFADFHYLLAMDTSNFDHIRKESFKYLGSYLPESQLYLYRMFDPERLGSSIVPDPFYDQLPAFEEVYRIVRRSGTSFLDFLIEKHGLQGNEV